A stretch of Stigmatopora argus isolate UIUO_Sarg chromosome 22, RoL_Sarg_1.0, whole genome shotgun sequence DNA encodes these proteins:
- the LOC144068147 gene encoding replication protein A 70 kDa DNA-binding subunit-like isoform X1, producing the protein MTVRQTQGAIESLFNDVPVRNPVSQVMTADATPGHEEVASSTTISNEIPGPSGNNTSSCAISPMKFSPMKDTIKEDSLKRFGTKFTPISQLNQYLSDWTIRVRVTHKTEIRNWSNSNGEGKVFSFDVIDKSGEIKITAFNSQVDTFFSLVEPNEVYLISKASLKLANKQFATINNDYEITLCGNSCVLACRGRDVPSTRYRFVPISELEDKDPDVIIDVIAVCQEAGDLAQITTKAGKQLTKRELRLIDSSGKMVTLALWGEQAQTFNAPCHPVVAIKGARLSTFGGRSLTAFHSSILMVNPEIPEAFALRSWYNQEAHAYNFHSLSEFRSKAGEFTTNWKTLSDVETQQLGHGEKADYFNCVATVVFARKKNCLYQSCPTTSCHKKVHQQPNGRFHCDKCGKDYSGFKYRFILCVNLADFGDNTWATCFQDTAENLLGLTAEELGGLRDTDEDAFNQVFRKVYFSTHVFRNRIKLEIFNDECRVKVTVLEVLPLDHRQHSKNLLDRIRTLAQKN; encoded by the exons ATGACTGTCAGGCAAACGCAAGGAGCAATCgag TCCCTGTTCAATGATGTTCCAGTCAGAAATCCAGTGTCGCAGGTTATG acTGCAGATGCAACCCCTGGCCATGAGGAGGTAGCTAGTAGTACTACCATTTCCAATGAAATACCCGGACCCTCTGGAAACAACACAAGCA GTTGTGCCATCTCCCCGATGAAGTTTTCTCCAATGAAAGATACTATAAAGGAAGACTCCTTGAAAAGGTTTGGGACTAAATTCACCCCAATAAGCCAACTCAACCAGTACTTGAGCGA TTGGACAATCCGAGTACGAGTGACCCACAAGACGGAGATCCGCAATTGGAGTAACTCCAATGGGGAAGGCAAAGTCTTCAGCTTTGACGTGATAGACAAGAGT GGAGAAATCAAGATCACTGCCTTCAACAGCCAAGTGGACACATTTTTCTCCCTGGTGGAGCCTAACGAG GTCTACCTGATCTCCAAAGCCTCGCTGAAGTTGGCCAACAAGCAGTTTGCCACGATCAACAATGACTACGAGATCACGCTGTGCGGCAACTCCTGCGTGTTGGCCTGCAGGGGCCGGGACGTGCCGTCCACGCGCTATCGCTTTGTGCCCATCTCAGAGCTGGAGGATAAGGATCCCGACGTCATCATCG ACGTGATCGCCGTGTGCCAGGAGGCCGGGGACTTGGCGCAGATAACCACCAAGGCCGGCAAGCAGCTGACCAAACGGGAACTGAGGCTCATCGACTCCAGCGGAAAAATGGTGACCCTCGCGCTGTGGGGTGAACAA GCTCAGACGTTCAATGCTCCCTGTCACCCCGTGGTGGCCATCAAAGGGGCTCGCTTGTCGACGTTCGGGGGACGCTCGCTGACGGCGTTCCATAGCTCCATACTTATGGTGAACCCTGAAATCCCAGAGGCATTTGCACTCAGATCCTG GTACAACCAGGAGGCCCACGCCTACAACTTTCACTCTTTGAGTGAGTTCCGGTCGAAAGCCGGCGAGTTCACCACCAACTGGAAGACTCTGAGTGACGTCGAGACGCAACAGTTGGGACACGGCGAGAAG GCTGACTACTTCAACTGCGTAGCCACTGTGGTGTTCGCTCGCAAGAAGAACTGCCTTTACCAGTCATGCCCCACCACGTCCTGCCACAAGAAAGTTCACCAGCAGCCCAACGGACGCTTCCACTGTGACAAATGCGGCAAGGACTACTCCGGCTTTAAGTACCGATTCATTCTGTGC GTGAACTTAGCCGACTTTGGCGACAACACGTGGGCTACATGCTTCCAGGACACGGCGGAAAACTTGCTAGGTCTCACTGCCGAAGAACTGGGAGGTCTGAGGGACACG GATGAGGACGCATTCAACCAGGTTTTCCGGAAAGTCTACTTCAGCACGCATGTCTTCAGGAACAGAATCAAGCTGGAGATATTCAAC GATGAGTGCCGCGTGAAGGTGACGGTTTTGGAGGTTCTGCCTTTGGACCACCGGCAGCACAGTAAAAATCTGCTGGACAGGATCCGCACACTGGCCCAAAAGAACTAA
- the LOC144068147 gene encoding replication protein A 70 kDa DNA-binding subunit-like isoform X2, whose amino-acid sequence MTVRQTQGAIESLFNDVPVRNPVSQVMTADATPGHEEVASSTTISNEIPGPSGNNTSSCAISPMKFSPMKDTIKEDSLKRFGTKFTPISQLNQYLSDWTIRVRVTHKTEIRNWSNSNGEGKVFSFDVIDKSGEIKITAFNSQVDTFFSLVEPNEVYLISKASLKLANKQFATINNDYEITLCGNSCVLACRGRDVPSTRYRFVPISELEDKDPDVIIDVIAVCQEAGDLAQITTKAGKQLTKRELRLIDSSGKMVTLALWGEQAQTFNAPCHPVVAIKGARLSTFGGRSLTAFHSSILMVNPEIPEAFALRSWYNQEAHAYNFHSLSEFRSKAGEFTTNWKTLSDVETQQLGHGEKADYFNCVATVVFARKKNCLYQSCPTTSCHKKVHQQPNGRFHCDKCGKDYSGFKYRFILCVNLADFGDNTWATCFQDTAENLLGLTAEELGGLRDTVMMRTHSTRFSGKSTSARMSSGTESSWRYSTNKHGGENRMGEGGKSDGTPG is encoded by the exons ATGACTGTCAGGCAAACGCAAGGAGCAATCgag TCCCTGTTCAATGATGTTCCAGTCAGAAATCCAGTGTCGCAGGTTATG acTGCAGATGCAACCCCTGGCCATGAGGAGGTAGCTAGTAGTACTACCATTTCCAATGAAATACCCGGACCCTCTGGAAACAACACAAGCA GTTGTGCCATCTCCCCGATGAAGTTTTCTCCAATGAAAGATACTATAAAGGAAGACTCCTTGAAAAGGTTTGGGACTAAATTCACCCCAATAAGCCAACTCAACCAGTACTTGAGCGA TTGGACAATCCGAGTACGAGTGACCCACAAGACGGAGATCCGCAATTGGAGTAACTCCAATGGGGAAGGCAAAGTCTTCAGCTTTGACGTGATAGACAAGAGT GGAGAAATCAAGATCACTGCCTTCAACAGCCAAGTGGACACATTTTTCTCCCTGGTGGAGCCTAACGAG GTCTACCTGATCTCCAAAGCCTCGCTGAAGTTGGCCAACAAGCAGTTTGCCACGATCAACAATGACTACGAGATCACGCTGTGCGGCAACTCCTGCGTGTTGGCCTGCAGGGGCCGGGACGTGCCGTCCACGCGCTATCGCTTTGTGCCCATCTCAGAGCTGGAGGATAAGGATCCCGACGTCATCATCG ACGTGATCGCCGTGTGCCAGGAGGCCGGGGACTTGGCGCAGATAACCACCAAGGCCGGCAAGCAGCTGACCAAACGGGAACTGAGGCTCATCGACTCCAGCGGAAAAATGGTGACCCTCGCGCTGTGGGGTGAACAA GCTCAGACGTTCAATGCTCCCTGTCACCCCGTGGTGGCCATCAAAGGGGCTCGCTTGTCGACGTTCGGGGGACGCTCGCTGACGGCGTTCCATAGCTCCATACTTATGGTGAACCCTGAAATCCCAGAGGCATTTGCACTCAGATCCTG GTACAACCAGGAGGCCCACGCCTACAACTTTCACTCTTTGAGTGAGTTCCGGTCGAAAGCCGGCGAGTTCACCACCAACTGGAAGACTCTGAGTGACGTCGAGACGCAACAGTTGGGACACGGCGAGAAG GCTGACTACTTCAACTGCGTAGCCACTGTGGTGTTCGCTCGCAAGAAGAACTGCCTTTACCAGTCATGCCCCACCACGTCCTGCCACAAGAAAGTTCACCAGCAGCCCAACGGACGCTTCCACTGTGACAAATGCGGCAAGGACTACTCCGGCTTTAAGTACCGATTCATTCTGTGC GTGAACTTAGCCGACTTTGGCGACAACACGTGGGCTACATGCTTCCAGGACACGGCGGAAAACTTGCTAGGTCTCACTGCCGAAGAACTGGGAGGTCTGAGGGACACGGTAAT GATGAGGACGCATTCAACCAGGTTTTCCGGAAAGTCTACTTCAGCACGCATGTCTTCAGGAACAGAATCAAGCTGGAGATATTCAAC GAACAagcatggaggtgaaaatcgaATGGGGGAAGGAGGAAAATCAGACGGCACGCCTGGATAA
- the LOC144068147 gene encoding replication protein A 70 kDa DNA-binding subunit-like isoform X5, which translates to MTVRQTQGAIESLFNDVPVRNPVSQVMTADATPGHEEVASSTTISNEIPGPSGNNTSSCAISPMKFSPMKDTIKEDSLKRFGTKFTPISQLNQYLSDWTIRVRVTHKTEIRNWSNSNGEGKVFSFDVIDKSGEIKITAFNSQVDTFFSLVEPNEVYLISKASLKLANKQFATINNDYEITLCGNSCVLACRGRDVPSTRYRFVPISELEDKDPDVIIDVIAVCQEAGDLAQITTKAGKQLTKRELRLIDSSGKMVTLALWGEQAQTFNAPCHPVVAIKGARLSTFGGRSLTAFHSSILMVNPEIPEAFALRSWYNQEAHAYNFHSLSEFRSKAGEFTTNWKTLSDVETQQLGHGEKADYFNCVATVVFARKKNCLYQSCPTTSCHKKVHQQPNGRFHCDKCGKDYSGFKYRFILCVNLADFGDNTWATCFQDTAENLLGLTAEELGGLRDTDEDAFNQVFRKVYFSTHVFRNRIKLEIFNEQAWR; encoded by the exons ATGACTGTCAGGCAAACGCAAGGAGCAATCgag TCCCTGTTCAATGATGTTCCAGTCAGAAATCCAGTGTCGCAGGTTATG acTGCAGATGCAACCCCTGGCCATGAGGAGGTAGCTAGTAGTACTACCATTTCCAATGAAATACCCGGACCCTCTGGAAACAACACAAGCA GTTGTGCCATCTCCCCGATGAAGTTTTCTCCAATGAAAGATACTATAAAGGAAGACTCCTTGAAAAGGTTTGGGACTAAATTCACCCCAATAAGCCAACTCAACCAGTACTTGAGCGA TTGGACAATCCGAGTACGAGTGACCCACAAGACGGAGATCCGCAATTGGAGTAACTCCAATGGGGAAGGCAAAGTCTTCAGCTTTGACGTGATAGACAAGAGT GGAGAAATCAAGATCACTGCCTTCAACAGCCAAGTGGACACATTTTTCTCCCTGGTGGAGCCTAACGAG GTCTACCTGATCTCCAAAGCCTCGCTGAAGTTGGCCAACAAGCAGTTTGCCACGATCAACAATGACTACGAGATCACGCTGTGCGGCAACTCCTGCGTGTTGGCCTGCAGGGGCCGGGACGTGCCGTCCACGCGCTATCGCTTTGTGCCCATCTCAGAGCTGGAGGATAAGGATCCCGACGTCATCATCG ACGTGATCGCCGTGTGCCAGGAGGCCGGGGACTTGGCGCAGATAACCACCAAGGCCGGCAAGCAGCTGACCAAACGGGAACTGAGGCTCATCGACTCCAGCGGAAAAATGGTGACCCTCGCGCTGTGGGGTGAACAA GCTCAGACGTTCAATGCTCCCTGTCACCCCGTGGTGGCCATCAAAGGGGCTCGCTTGTCGACGTTCGGGGGACGCTCGCTGACGGCGTTCCATAGCTCCATACTTATGGTGAACCCTGAAATCCCAGAGGCATTTGCACTCAGATCCTG GTACAACCAGGAGGCCCACGCCTACAACTTTCACTCTTTGAGTGAGTTCCGGTCGAAAGCCGGCGAGTTCACCACCAACTGGAAGACTCTGAGTGACGTCGAGACGCAACAGTTGGGACACGGCGAGAAG GCTGACTACTTCAACTGCGTAGCCACTGTGGTGTTCGCTCGCAAGAAGAACTGCCTTTACCAGTCATGCCCCACCACGTCCTGCCACAAGAAAGTTCACCAGCAGCCCAACGGACGCTTCCACTGTGACAAATGCGGCAAGGACTACTCCGGCTTTAAGTACCGATTCATTCTGTGC GTGAACTTAGCCGACTTTGGCGACAACACGTGGGCTACATGCTTCCAGGACACGGCGGAAAACTTGCTAGGTCTCACTGCCGAAGAACTGGGAGGTCTGAGGGACACG GATGAGGACGCATTCAACCAGGTTTTCCGGAAAGTCTACTTCAGCACGCATGTCTTCAGGAACAGAATCAAGCTGGAGATATTCAAC GAACAagcatggaggtga
- the LOC144068147 gene encoding replication protein A 70 kDa DNA-binding subunit-like isoform X4, with protein MTVRQTQGAIESLFNDVPVRNPVSQVMTADATPGHEEVASSTTISNEIPGPSGNNTSSCAISPMKFSPMKDTIKEDSLKRFGTKFTPISQLNQYLSDWTIRVRVTHKTEIRNWSNSNGEGKVFSFDVIDKSGEIKITAFNSQVDTFFSLVEPNEVYLISKASLKLANKQFATINNDYEITLCGNSCVLACRGRDVPSTRYRFVPISELEDKDPDVIIDVIAVCQEAGDLAQITTKAGKQLTKRELRLIDSSGKMVTLALWGEQAQTFNAPCHPVVAIKGARLSTFGGRSLTAFHSSILMVNPEIPEAFALRSWYNQEAHAYNFHSLSEFRSKAGEFTTNWKTLSDVETQQLGHGEKADYFNCVATVVFARKKNCLYQSCPTTSCHKKVHQQPNGRFHCDKCGKDYSGFKYRFILCVNLADFGDNTWATCFQDTAENLLGLTAEELGGLRDTVMMRTHSTRFSGKSTSARMSSGTESSWRYSTMSAA; from the exons ATGACTGTCAGGCAAACGCAAGGAGCAATCgag TCCCTGTTCAATGATGTTCCAGTCAGAAATCCAGTGTCGCAGGTTATG acTGCAGATGCAACCCCTGGCCATGAGGAGGTAGCTAGTAGTACTACCATTTCCAATGAAATACCCGGACCCTCTGGAAACAACACAAGCA GTTGTGCCATCTCCCCGATGAAGTTTTCTCCAATGAAAGATACTATAAAGGAAGACTCCTTGAAAAGGTTTGGGACTAAATTCACCCCAATAAGCCAACTCAACCAGTACTTGAGCGA TTGGACAATCCGAGTACGAGTGACCCACAAGACGGAGATCCGCAATTGGAGTAACTCCAATGGGGAAGGCAAAGTCTTCAGCTTTGACGTGATAGACAAGAGT GGAGAAATCAAGATCACTGCCTTCAACAGCCAAGTGGACACATTTTTCTCCCTGGTGGAGCCTAACGAG GTCTACCTGATCTCCAAAGCCTCGCTGAAGTTGGCCAACAAGCAGTTTGCCACGATCAACAATGACTACGAGATCACGCTGTGCGGCAACTCCTGCGTGTTGGCCTGCAGGGGCCGGGACGTGCCGTCCACGCGCTATCGCTTTGTGCCCATCTCAGAGCTGGAGGATAAGGATCCCGACGTCATCATCG ACGTGATCGCCGTGTGCCAGGAGGCCGGGGACTTGGCGCAGATAACCACCAAGGCCGGCAAGCAGCTGACCAAACGGGAACTGAGGCTCATCGACTCCAGCGGAAAAATGGTGACCCTCGCGCTGTGGGGTGAACAA GCTCAGACGTTCAATGCTCCCTGTCACCCCGTGGTGGCCATCAAAGGGGCTCGCTTGTCGACGTTCGGGGGACGCTCGCTGACGGCGTTCCATAGCTCCATACTTATGGTGAACCCTGAAATCCCAGAGGCATTTGCACTCAGATCCTG GTACAACCAGGAGGCCCACGCCTACAACTTTCACTCTTTGAGTGAGTTCCGGTCGAAAGCCGGCGAGTTCACCACCAACTGGAAGACTCTGAGTGACGTCGAGACGCAACAGTTGGGACACGGCGAGAAG GCTGACTACTTCAACTGCGTAGCCACTGTGGTGTTCGCTCGCAAGAAGAACTGCCTTTACCAGTCATGCCCCACCACGTCCTGCCACAAGAAAGTTCACCAGCAGCCCAACGGACGCTTCCACTGTGACAAATGCGGCAAGGACTACTCCGGCTTTAAGTACCGATTCATTCTGTGC GTGAACTTAGCCGACTTTGGCGACAACACGTGGGCTACATGCTTCCAGGACACGGCGGAAAACTTGCTAGGTCTCACTGCCGAAGAACTGGGAGGTCTGAGGGACACGGTAAT GATGAGGACGCATTCAACCAGGTTTTCCGGAAAGTCTACTTCAGCACGCATGTCTTCAGGAACAGAATCAAGCTGGAGATATTCAAC GATGAGTGCCGCGTGA
- the LOC144068147 gene encoding replication protein A 70 kDa DNA-binding subunit-like isoform X3, which yields MTVRQTQGAIESLFNDVPVRNPVSQVMTADATPGHEEVASSTTISNEIPGPSGNNTSSCAISPMKFSPMKDTIKEDSLKSWTIRVRVTHKTEIRNWSNSNGEGKVFSFDVIDKSGEIKITAFNSQVDTFFSLVEPNEVYLISKASLKLANKQFATINNDYEITLCGNSCVLACRGRDVPSTRYRFVPISELEDKDPDVIIDVIAVCQEAGDLAQITTKAGKQLTKRELRLIDSSGKMVTLALWGEQAQTFNAPCHPVVAIKGARLSTFGGRSLTAFHSSILMVNPEIPEAFALRSWYNQEAHAYNFHSLSEFRSKAGEFTTNWKTLSDVETQQLGHGEKADYFNCVATVVFARKKNCLYQSCPTTSCHKKVHQQPNGRFHCDKCGKDYSGFKYRFILCVNLADFGDNTWATCFQDTAENLLGLTAEELGGLRDTDEDAFNQVFRKVYFSTHVFRNRIKLEIFNDECRVKVTVLEVLPLDHRQHSKNLLDRIRTLAQKN from the exons ATGACTGTCAGGCAAACGCAAGGAGCAATCgag TCCCTGTTCAATGATGTTCCAGTCAGAAATCCAGTGTCGCAGGTTATG acTGCAGATGCAACCCCTGGCCATGAGGAGGTAGCTAGTAGTACTACCATTTCCAATGAAATACCCGGACCCTCTGGAAACAACACAAGCA GTTGTGCCATCTCCCCGATGAAGTTTTCTCCAATGAAAGATACTATAAAGGAAGACTCCTTGAAAAG TTGGACAATCCGAGTACGAGTGACCCACAAGACGGAGATCCGCAATTGGAGTAACTCCAATGGGGAAGGCAAAGTCTTCAGCTTTGACGTGATAGACAAGAGT GGAGAAATCAAGATCACTGCCTTCAACAGCCAAGTGGACACATTTTTCTCCCTGGTGGAGCCTAACGAG GTCTACCTGATCTCCAAAGCCTCGCTGAAGTTGGCCAACAAGCAGTTTGCCACGATCAACAATGACTACGAGATCACGCTGTGCGGCAACTCCTGCGTGTTGGCCTGCAGGGGCCGGGACGTGCCGTCCACGCGCTATCGCTTTGTGCCCATCTCAGAGCTGGAGGATAAGGATCCCGACGTCATCATCG ACGTGATCGCCGTGTGCCAGGAGGCCGGGGACTTGGCGCAGATAACCACCAAGGCCGGCAAGCAGCTGACCAAACGGGAACTGAGGCTCATCGACTCCAGCGGAAAAATGGTGACCCTCGCGCTGTGGGGTGAACAA GCTCAGACGTTCAATGCTCCCTGTCACCCCGTGGTGGCCATCAAAGGGGCTCGCTTGTCGACGTTCGGGGGACGCTCGCTGACGGCGTTCCATAGCTCCATACTTATGGTGAACCCTGAAATCCCAGAGGCATTTGCACTCAGATCCTG GTACAACCAGGAGGCCCACGCCTACAACTTTCACTCTTTGAGTGAGTTCCGGTCGAAAGCCGGCGAGTTCACCACCAACTGGAAGACTCTGAGTGACGTCGAGACGCAACAGTTGGGACACGGCGAGAAG GCTGACTACTTCAACTGCGTAGCCACTGTGGTGTTCGCTCGCAAGAAGAACTGCCTTTACCAGTCATGCCCCACCACGTCCTGCCACAAGAAAGTTCACCAGCAGCCCAACGGACGCTTCCACTGTGACAAATGCGGCAAGGACTACTCCGGCTTTAAGTACCGATTCATTCTGTGC GTGAACTTAGCCGACTTTGGCGACAACACGTGGGCTACATGCTTCCAGGACACGGCGGAAAACTTGCTAGGTCTCACTGCCGAAGAACTGGGAGGTCTGAGGGACACG GATGAGGACGCATTCAACCAGGTTTTCCGGAAAGTCTACTTCAGCACGCATGTCTTCAGGAACAGAATCAAGCTGGAGATATTCAAC GATGAGTGCCGCGTGAAGGTGACGGTTTTGGAGGTTCTGCCTTTGGACCACCGGCAGCACAGTAAAAATCTGCTGGACAGGATCCGCACACTGGCCCAAAAGAACTAA
- the LOC144068147 gene encoding replication protein A 70 kDa DNA-binding subunit-like isoform X6 — translation MKFSPMKDTIKEDSLKRFGTKFTPISQLNQYLSDWTIRVRVTHKTEIRNWSNSNGEGKVFSFDVIDKSGEIKITAFNSQVDTFFSLVEPNEVYLISKASLKLANKQFATINNDYEITLCGNSCVLACRGRDVPSTRYRFVPISELEDKDPDVIIDVIAVCQEAGDLAQITTKAGKQLTKRELRLIDSSGKMVTLALWGEQAQTFNAPCHPVVAIKGARLSTFGGRSLTAFHSSILMVNPEIPEAFALRSWYNQEAHAYNFHSLSEFRSKAGEFTTNWKTLSDVETQQLGHGEKADYFNCVATVVFARKKNCLYQSCPTTSCHKKVHQQPNGRFHCDKCGKDYSGFKYRFILCVNLADFGDNTWATCFQDTAENLLGLTAEELGGLRDTDEDAFNQVFRKVYFSTHVFRNRIKLEIFNDECRVKVTVLEVLPLDHRQHSKNLLDRIRTLAQKN, via the exons ATGAAGTTTTCTCCAATGAAAGATACTATAAAGGAAGACTCCTTGAAAAGGTTTGGGACTAAATTCACCCCAATAAGCCAACTCAACCAGTACTTGAGCGA TTGGACAATCCGAGTACGAGTGACCCACAAGACGGAGATCCGCAATTGGAGTAACTCCAATGGGGAAGGCAAAGTCTTCAGCTTTGACGTGATAGACAAGAGT GGAGAAATCAAGATCACTGCCTTCAACAGCCAAGTGGACACATTTTTCTCCCTGGTGGAGCCTAACGAG GTCTACCTGATCTCCAAAGCCTCGCTGAAGTTGGCCAACAAGCAGTTTGCCACGATCAACAATGACTACGAGATCACGCTGTGCGGCAACTCCTGCGTGTTGGCCTGCAGGGGCCGGGACGTGCCGTCCACGCGCTATCGCTTTGTGCCCATCTCAGAGCTGGAGGATAAGGATCCCGACGTCATCATCG ACGTGATCGCCGTGTGCCAGGAGGCCGGGGACTTGGCGCAGATAACCACCAAGGCCGGCAAGCAGCTGACCAAACGGGAACTGAGGCTCATCGACTCCAGCGGAAAAATGGTGACCCTCGCGCTGTGGGGTGAACAA GCTCAGACGTTCAATGCTCCCTGTCACCCCGTGGTGGCCATCAAAGGGGCTCGCTTGTCGACGTTCGGGGGACGCTCGCTGACGGCGTTCCATAGCTCCATACTTATGGTGAACCCTGAAATCCCAGAGGCATTTGCACTCAGATCCTG GTACAACCAGGAGGCCCACGCCTACAACTTTCACTCTTTGAGTGAGTTCCGGTCGAAAGCCGGCGAGTTCACCACCAACTGGAAGACTCTGAGTGACGTCGAGACGCAACAGTTGGGACACGGCGAGAAG GCTGACTACTTCAACTGCGTAGCCACTGTGGTGTTCGCTCGCAAGAAGAACTGCCTTTACCAGTCATGCCCCACCACGTCCTGCCACAAGAAAGTTCACCAGCAGCCCAACGGACGCTTCCACTGTGACAAATGCGGCAAGGACTACTCCGGCTTTAAGTACCGATTCATTCTGTGC GTGAACTTAGCCGACTTTGGCGACAACACGTGGGCTACATGCTTCCAGGACACGGCGGAAAACTTGCTAGGTCTCACTGCCGAAGAACTGGGAGGTCTGAGGGACACG GATGAGGACGCATTCAACCAGGTTTTCCGGAAAGTCTACTTCAGCACGCATGTCTTCAGGAACAGAATCAAGCTGGAGATATTCAAC GATGAGTGCCGCGTGAAGGTGACGGTTTTGGAGGTTCTGCCTTTGGACCACCGGCAGCACAGTAAAAATCTGCTGGACAGGATCCGCACACTGGCCCAAAAGAACTAA